One genomic window of Daphnia pulex isolate KAP4 chromosome 12, ASM2113471v1 includes the following:
- the LOC124209527 gene encoding uncharacterized protein LOC124209527: protein MRRLHCVVCNGLKLRMDTSSNISDFNISPLFAELCIPFQTADLANVAYNSLRVDKEPKRSSTTKTLSLEGNSLKVSFKSGDTRQLRTAVNSFLDLLILVSRAIDEFTPVNFKFENVS from the exons ATGCGTCGTCTGCACTGTGTAGTCTGCAATGGACTAAAATTGAGAATGGACACTTCAAGCaatatttcagatttcaataTTTCTCCGCTTTTTGC aGAACTTTGCATTCCCTTCCAAACTGCTGATCTTGCAAATGTAGCGTACAACTCTTTGAGAGTTGACAAAGAACCCAAACGgagttcaacaacaaaaactctTTCCTTGGAGGGTAACAGTCTTAAAGT atCTTTTAAATCTGGAGATACTCGCCAATTGAGAACTGCTGTGAATTCATTTCTTGACCTCCTTATTCTTGTCTCAAGGGCGATAGATGAATTTACACCTGTTAATTTCAAGTTTGAGAATGTCTCTTAA